The following nucleotide sequence is from Acinonyx jubatus isolate Ajub_Pintada_27869175 chromosome E3, VMU_Ajub_asm_v1.0, whole genome shotgun sequence.
CCCACCTCGACATGCGTGCAGGAATTTGTTCTGTGAATCGGAGGAGCCTGGACTTTATTCTCTCTCAGCCCCAGCCAGGGCAGGCTGTGGTCATCATAATTGGGGGCGCCCAGGAGGCCCTGTATGCAATCCCAGGGACGCACCACCTCGTTCTGCGGAATCGCAAAGGCTTCGTGCGCCTGGCACTGAGACACGGGTGAGTGGGGCGCAAGTGCCCAGCCCCGGGGTGCTGGTGAATTTTGCATTGCATCTGGGGGCCCACGCTCTCTGTCCCTACATATCCAGGTCCCTGTAGCTGggcctctgtgtccccagagcccacACTGTGCCCTGCGCCTATCGGCCTCTCAtgtcagcacttttttttttaatgtttatttatttttgagagagagagacgtacacacacacagacacacacacacacacacacacggagacagtgtgagtgaggaaggggcagagagagacagagacacagaatccgaagcaggctccaggctctgagctgtctgcatagagccctacgcggggtttgaactcacaagcctccagattgtgacctgagctgaagtcgggcgctcaacagactgagcacCCCCCACCATTCGCCCTGCCGGCACCCCCTCTCATGTCAACACTTGAGGGTTTTCTCTGTTTCAACACCATACCCACTTTCGGCCAGTCTTCCCTCTCTGAAAGAGGCAGGATCATAGCTCGAGTAGCAGGACCTTGTGCTCAGAAGCCCCGGGTTCAAATCCCTTTCTGACTCTACCTCAAAGGTGAGACCTCGGACATGTTTCTTTACTTGCGAAATAGGACTAATCCCTAATTTTACAACGATATTGTGGTTGCAAAGATTAGATGAGAAAACGTATACAGtcgactcttgaacaacacaggtttgagctGCCTGGGTCCCCTCTGCATGgatatgtttaaaacatttttttaagtttatttatttattttgagagagtgagagcaggggaggtgcagcaatggagggggacagaagatccgaagcaggctccgtgctgacagctgagaacccagtgcggggcttgaactcacaaacagtgagatcatgacctgagccaaagttggacgctcaaccggctgagccccccaggcgccccttaatagcactttctttcctctagctCACTTTATGGTAAAAATCCAGTAGAAAGAACAGCTACAagtatgtgttaatcgactgttcgTGTCACTGGTCATGCCATTAGGACTTGAGTTTTGGGGGAGCTGTATGAGGAGTTTTGTCTGTACCAGGGTGGGGGTCAGGGCCCCCTAAGCGCCATGTGGTTCGAGGCTCAGCTGGGGAGGAAGACCCAGTACGCAATCATTTCTCAAGAATTGTGAGTCCTTTCTTCCAGATCTTTCTTGGTCATTTGCTCGAAAAAGCCTCGGGAAGGGGAGCTAGGTGTGGGAGGGATTTGCAGCCCCGTCTGGGGGCTCCCCGAGAGCCACTGACCCGAACACGcctcctctctcttgctgtccctGCTCAGCGCCTCCCTGGTGCCCGTGTACTCCTTTGGAGAGAATGATATCTTCCATCTGAAGGCTTTTGCCCCCGGCTCCTGGCAATACCTGTGCCAGGTTGCCTTCAAGAAGCTCACGGGATACTCACCTTGCATCTTCTGGGGTCGCGGACTCTTCTCAGCCAGCTCCTGGGGCCTGCTGCCCTTTGCCAGGCCCATCACCACCGTGGGTGAGTGCCCGTCTCTGGGGGAGGAGAGCGGCCGTCAGCTGTACGGGCAATCCCGCACCTCACCCCTGTCTGCCCTCTCCCTGCAGTGGGCCGCCCCATTCCGGTGCCCCAGATCCTCTGCCCCACCGAGGAGGAGGTCAACCACTACCACAGGCTCTACATGCAGGCCCTGGAGACACTGTTTGAGGAGCACAAGGAAAGCTGTGGCGTCCCTGCCTCAACTCACCTCACCTTTATCTagcctcttccccgccccccagcccccagccccctgggACCTCCACCTATGGCCAGCTGTACCACTCCAATAAacgctctttctctcccaccacTGCTTTGTGGAATCGGCTGCCTGCAGGGCTCACGCTGTGCCTCCGTGGGTAACCCGCCCCCACTCTCACGTGCCACGGAGCTgctttagtatcttttttttttttttaacatttatccatttttgagagacagagaaaacatgtgagcgggggaggggcagagagagagagagagacacagaatccgaagcaggcttcaagcttcgagctgtcagcacagagcccaacacggggctcgaacccacgaaccacgagatcatgacctgagtcaaagtcggacgcttaacaggctgagccacccagacgcccctggagcTGCTGCCTTAGATTGGGTGTCAGAATCCTGAATTCTCCTCCCAGCAAGACTTAATCCTGCTGCAGGATCGTGCATaggtttctttcctttgctg
It contains:
- the MOGAT3 gene encoding 2-acylglycerol O-acyltransferase 3, yielding MKTVRKQWLEAISAYQLVLSFLFMGPFFSLLLLFLLFTPLWSFSVLYLVWFFLDWDTPNRGGRRFAFVKTWSMWKELRDYFPVKLVKTAELPRDRNYVIGGHPHGIMSVGNFTNFNTEMNDSSKHFPGIRLTLAGLSFIFYLPIYRDYISSYGICSVNRRSLDFILSQPQPGQAVVIIIGGAQEALYAIPGTHHLVLRNRKGFVRLALRHGASLVPVYSFGENDIFHLKAFAPGSWQYLCQVAFKKLTGYSPCIFWGRGLFSASSWGLLPFARPITTVVGRPIPVPQILCPTEEEVNHYHRLYMQALETLFEEHKESCGVPASTHLTFI